A single region of the Biomphalaria glabrata chromosome 15, xgBioGlab47.1, whole genome shotgun sequence genome encodes:
- the LOC106071681 gene encoding beta-1,3-galactosyltransferase 1-like, protein MRMTFPMSRNAQMALCFLGVINFFILSLTSYLALKSLPSVRTVSDGVLKDSQSDGTQNPTTFNPILWAKLNRISHELNVSGVATDGALISGDAIMSFVYVMHNPRLCQGVDVVDFIIIVHSAPANLERRKRIRESFANESLFLPFHVRVAFLLGRTTNQTLDDLVRKEHLVNNDSVAGDFIDSYHNLTFKGVMGYRWVSEHCRNAKFVLKIDDDVIVNTFALLQSFYKHMNRKRSIFCNVWQANTMEILRQGKWQVSDHIFRNHHTFPYSYCSGFVVILTTDLMAPLSQAARLTPFFWIDDVYLFGMLPYVVGGVTFHHYCLDQFLSLQEQVLMRCLNTSNIECSVFASVVRDNSFWFVWDMILHKHNSMPWSIETELVV, encoded by the coding sequence ATGAGAATGACTTTCCCCATGTCTCGTAATGCGCAAATGGCACTCTGTTTCTTAGGAGTAATAAATTTCTTCATCTTATCATTGACATCATATCTTGCTCTCAAAAGTTTGCCGTCAGTCAGAACCGTATCAGATGGTGTCCTGAAAGACAGTCAAAGTGATGGGACACAGAATCCAACTACATTTAACCCGATTCTCTGGGCTAAGCTAAACCGGATCTCCCATGAGCTGAATGTATCTGGAGTGGCGACAGACGGGGCGCTCATCTCTGGTGATGCCATCATGTCATTCGTGTACGTCATGCACAACCCAAGGCTCTGTCAGGGCGTTGACGTCGTCGACTTCATTATCATCGTACACAGCGCCCCGGCCAACCTCGAAAGGCGGAAGCGTATACGGGAGAGCTTCGCCAATGAGTCACTGTTTCTGCCTTTTCACGTTCGTGTTGCCTTTCTCCTAGGTCGGACCACGAACCAAACTCTGGATGATCTAGTACGTAAGGAGCATCTCGTGAACAACGACTCCGTCGCTGGTGATTTTATCGACAGCTACCACAACCTGACCTTTAAGGGGGTCATGGGCTACCGTTGGGTCAGCGAGCACTGCCGCAACGCCAAGTTCGTGCTCAAAATAGACGACGACGTCATCGTCAACACGTTTGCGCTTCTGCAGTCATTCTACAAGCACATGAACCGAAAGAGATCCATCTTCTGCAACGTGTGGCAAGCTAACACTATGGAGATTCTGCGCCAAGGCAAGTGGCAGGTGTCAGACCACATCTTCCGCAACCACCACACCTTCCCTTACTCCTACTGCAGCGGTTTTGTTGTCATCCTTACCACGGACTTGATGGCGCCATTGTCCCAGGCGGCAAGACTCACCCCATTCTTTTGGATTGACGACGTGTACCTATTCGGAATGCTGCCCTACGTTGTAGGCGGAGTTACGTTTCACCACTACTGCCTTGACCAATTCCTCAGCCTGCAGGAACAAGTTCTGATGCGCTGTTTAAACACTTCGAACATTGAGTGCTCTGTTTTTGCATCTGTCGTACGTGACAATTCTTTCTGGTTCGTCTGGGATATGATTTTACATAAACACAATAGCATGCCTTGGAGTATAGAAACAGAGCTCGTTGTATGA